From the Syntrophorhabdaceae bacterium genome, the window TCGCAAGGGGATATTTATTTTTTGACGGGTCATCGACTACCTTTACGCCTGGCGCCTTCTTCAAAAGCGCCCGTGCCTTTTCCGGGCTTACATCCTTTTCGAATTCAATGTTCACCGATTCGGAGTGACCGTAGAAGACAGGAACCCTTACAGTCGTTGCCGTTACGGCAATGTTTGGATCCTCCATGATCTTCCTGGTCTCGTTGACCATCTTCATCTCTTCCTTTGTATACCCGTTGTCGAGAAATGAATCGATGTGGGGGAGGCAGTTAAAGGCTATCTGATGAGGATAGACCTTGATCTCTACCTTCCGCGCATTGTAGATGTTAAGGATCTGCTGTTCAAGCTCTTTGATCGCCTTCATGCCCGTCCCTGATACTGCCTGGTAGGTTGATACAACGACCCTTTTTATCTTTGCAAAATCGTGAAGCGGTTTCAGGACGACAACCATCTGGATCGTTGAGCAGTTAGGGTTTGAGATGATCCCTTTTTTCCTGTAGCCCGCGATTGCATGCTCGTTTACCTCGGGGACGACAAGAGGGACATCGGGGTCCATCCTGAAGGCGCTCGTATTGTCTATTACCACGCATCCGCTCGCAGCGGCTATGGGAGCGAATTTCATGCTCACCGAACCACCGGGTGAGAATAAACCGATGTCGATTCCCTTGAAGGAATCTTCTTTCAGCTCCTGTACCTTCACGCTTTTATCCTTGAAGGACAGCGTCTTACCGACACTTCTTGATGATGCAAGGAGGATAAGATTTTTTACAGGGAAATCCCTTTCCTCGAGAACACTTATCATTTCGTTTCCCACGGCTCCGGTTGCACCGGCAACGGCCACATTGTAGGTTTTCATGTCACTCCTCCAGTTGTTTTTTCAGGTAGTTGATCAGCCCACCTTCGTTAATAAGCTCCACCATGAACGATGGTATCGGTTTTGCCGTCACC encodes:
- a CDS encoding aspartate-semialdehyde dehydrogenase, which encodes MKTYNVAVAGATGAVGNEMISVLEERDFPVKNLILLASSRSVGKTLSFKDKSVKVQELKEDSFKGIDIGLFSPGGSVSMKFAPIAAASGCVVIDNTSAFRMDPDVPLVVPEVNEHAIAGYRKKGIISNPNCSTIQMVVVLKPLHDFAKIKRVVVSTYQAVSGTGMKAIKELEQQILNIYNARKVEIKVYPHQIAFNCLPHIDSFLDNGYTKEEMKMVNETRKIMEDPNIAVTATTVRVPVFYGHSESVNIEFEKDVSPEKARALLKKAPGVKVVDDPSKNKYPLAINAAGKDDTFVGRIRRDDTVPYGLNMWVVADNIRKGAALNAVQIAESLIKKYM